The Culex pipiens pallens isolate TS chromosome 2, TS_CPP_V2, whole genome shotgun sequence DNA window GTTCCTCTGATTGTAGACCAAATACTCTCCTATTACCattaaaatctctaaaatccaAAGATTGTCAAGTTGCAGTTTATACGCCAGTGCTTGCacgaatttaaaataattttaataacttATACACGCCACATTTGAGGAGTTCTTTCAATTATTTTGTGTATCAGTTAGTACAGAAATGTTCAATTAAAGTAATGTATATAGTTCGAGTTTCAGAAAACTtcctttttcaaatttctcatgcgaaataacatttcaaattgtAAGAATGACTCTGCATCACCTCTAGGTGGAATAATTCATATTTTATATATTGTTTCTGAATGTAaaagaaatttattaaatcatgtTTAGCAATCTTCTGAGGCTTAGCAGTTCAAACGAGTTTAGAGGTAATTGTACAAAgggtttaaaattttgatttctcatggcagcttttcaattttagttttttttaatttggaaaagggaccatccataaattacgtggacacttttttgggaatctcaaccccccccccccctgttgGACAACTgtccataccccccccccccctaaagtgtccacgtggtttatggatggtctcaaAGATGGTAAAAATATTGTTACTTTCAGTATCAGTAGAAAACGCTTTAAttggaattgaaaatattgcttaattttattaaagtttccAAATCAtataataggggaaatataccatttctcagcctatttctattatgagcctatcagcactttaatCATacattacagctttcataaagtgtttttggctGTTCCAATGttacaaatagctcaaataaaagtgagcaagcaactttccATTATTGACGTATCTAAAAacgttgatttaatagcgaaaaactgcaaaagtgatgagaattggtcgaacggcttagagtgattaaaatgggtatatttcccctaagcaATTATAAGAtctttcactttaaaaaaaagagaagatGACCTATGTCTTACCAAACattgcaattttcttcaaaattcatCTGAATAGTTTTATAAATAAGAATGTAATTCAACAACACATTGAAAATCTATTAACAAAAACATTCttgttagaatttaaaaaatatttcaattcatgatatgaataaaataatttaaatcaaaaattaataaaaaatcacacaatGATTCACAAAAAACATAATTCCTCTGACGCAACTCATTgcatcaacaaacaaaaaaagcagtCACTCTCACGTAATCGATAAGGCATGTCCATTCCATTCATACACTCTACACACTGCATTGCAGTCCACGCTGCACTCTGAATCAACCCAATTGTACTAACGCGCAACAGTGACCTAATTTCTGACTTTTCTAATCTAAGAATAGGTGCGGCTCCCTCGACCtcctcccgaaaaaaaatataggtcCACATAAACATCGTTTATCACCCTCCCCAAAAACTCTAGTACGGCAGAATAATGCAGTTCATTTCCGACCCAAATTTTTCGTGTGTGTTTGGGTTTGGGGAGACTTGCAACTATCCCTTGGcttaaatttacattaaaaaaaaaataaaaatacattttttttcaaaattgatgcatttttggtaaaataagtttttccctGATAGAAAATAGTTACAAAAAATCGATAGTCAAGGGTTAATACGTGTTCCACAAacacccgaaaaaaaaagatgtgtGTTTAGTAAGACCTTGAAAAAGTGCTACCAGCAGCAGCGTGAGAGTTTGGGGAGTGAtgtcatcaaattttttttttgcttcttacaAAAAGAGAGGGCATTTCCTGGAAATTTTGCTTGCGCTTATCAGAATCAGTGCAAACGCCACACTTCAGTACAACTTTGTTGTGTGATATTTTTGGTACACTTTTGGCGTCATTGATTTCATTTTTAGGAAGTTGTGGCTTTATCGTAAGTATTTACCCTATGATAACGCCTAAAGTTAGTCTTagcactggcaacactgcccggCGTCCGAAGCGCGTGAGAACTGAGCGAAACCAGAAGGCGCGTTAATTTACGACTCAAGTGGTGCAAGATCGTTAGCATTGGTTACGCAGAAGCATTCTAGATTTTGGGGGGTTCAGTGAATCATTATGCAATGTATGCTTGCTTGCCAACATGTTGCTTCAGCTATGTTACGAGCGCGAAACTATTTGGAACTACTGGCAGCAGGGGAAATGTGTTCcgagaaatttcaatttgaatggTTGCATTTCGTCGTTATCGTTCAatcttgtcacacgtgcattttggggcaaattgagttaagaacgacaTTTTGCGCAGCTTCCAAAAATTACCTCTTGACCTTCATAGatcttcaaaataatatttcaattctgagatatttaagaaaaactgtAAAAACCATGTGCAATGTTGACACTCttcatataaaattcaatattcaaaGCAGAACCTTTAACTTTGATATCTAGTTCCAGTTCAACAAGTATAATAACTAATTCATTTTACTTTTCTCCATTCACAGGAACCGTCTTCAACGCCCACAAGGTCATCCTGGCGGCGTGCTCGAAAAACTTTGCCGACCTGTTTGAGCGGGCTCCGGTCGGCACCGGCCAGATCTGCGTGATGCTGGAGGCCACATCCGCCGACAACATGCACGCCCTGCTCGAGTTCATGTACAAGGGCGAGGTGCACGTGTCCCAGAAGGCGCTGGAGAGCTTCCTCAAGGCGGCCGAGAATTTGCAGGTAAATGCACAATAATTAGCAAGTTCTTCAGGAATACTTACGACTCGCCCTCTCCTCCCCCAGGTCAAAGGTCTCACGACGGAGCACGGGCGGTTCGCCAGTGCAAACGCCGCCTCCAGCCAgccccagcagcagcaacaacagcagcaacagcagccgtCGTCGTTCCACGAGTCGTCCTCCTCAAACAACCTGCCATCGCCGGCGTCCCGACGGGCGCAACGCAACTCCCTGTCGGCATCGCTCGAGTCCATCAACCGGGTCGTCAAGAACGAACAGAACGCCAACAGTGGCAACTCCGGCGTAGACCGGGGCGGACCGGACGACGGGCCGGACGGCCCGGGTGGTAGACGCCGCGGTGGCTCGACCACGCCCAGCTTCTCCTCCTACCTGCAGCCGTCGTATCTGCCCCAGCCGTACGAATCGTCCCGCAAACGCTCGATGCGCAGCCCATTCTACGAACCCCACCAGGAGGCGACCGCTCGCGGCAGTGTACTGCGCGACGGCAAGGCCAGCATCGGCAACGACAGTCCAGTGAGCGGCAGCAAAAACTACCGGCCCTCGAGCAGCGGTTCGTCGGCGGCACCCACGGAAGCGGACACGGCACACACGGACCGGGATTCACCGCAGCAGTCAAAGTGAGTTCTCAAAACTTCTCCAAGAAGCCATCAACCCTAACCTTTATTCTCACCCCGTAGTCGCTACGAGAACCACAGCCCCAGCACGACCCACCACGGCAACGGTAACGGACCAGTCTCCTCGAACACCCTGGAACGTGACGAACGAAGCGAGCGGGCACTCTCCGAGGACGACAAGCTCAAGATCGACAGCAGGGAGGGTAACGAGGTAAGACTTGCTTCTAACCTTGTAGTTTCAAAGTAACAATCCGGTGTCTTCCTAGGCCGGTGCCGAGGATCTGCGAGTGAAGATGGAGATGCGACCGATCCAGTCGCCGCTGACGTCGTCCGCCCCGCCCACGCCCACCACCCCCGTCGGCTTCATCAACGTGAAGGGCGGTCTGCCCGGAGGTCTGGACGGAACGATGCCCGCGGTCGACATGCTGGGAATTCTGAGCGCCACCCGGGAAAGCGTGACCACGGCTGACGGTAAGtgtgattctgattctgatgctATTTATTGTTTATGTTCATAACCTTAAAACTGTTTCCTATTTCAACTGCTTcatttccttgaaaaaaaaaaaaaacaataattttgaactGTGTGGTTGAtgaacactccgtgctcaaTATCACTTCAATGAACCATCTCTGCGATAACCTTTACGAAGTACGCCTGGACGCTTTGATTTTTGCGATGAATTAATGCAGTTGAATGTAATGGCTGCTTGCAGGAAGGATTGACTAGAGATATTGGAGTTT harbors:
- the LOC120421711 gene encoding zinc finger protein chinmo isoform X1 — translated: MDQQQYCLKWSNYSSNLAAAFSNLFDSATLTDVTLVCGGTVFNAHKVILAACSKNFADLFERAPVGTGQICVMLEATSADNMHALLEFMYKGEVHVSQKALESFLKAAENLQVKGLTTEHGRFASANAASSQPQQQQQQQQQQPSSFHESSSSNNLPSPASRRAQRNSLSASLESINRVVKNEQNANSGNSGVDRGGPDDGPDGPGGRRRGGSTTPSFSSYLQPSYLPQPYESSRKRSMRSPFYEPHQEATARGSVLRDGKASIGNDSPVSGSKNYRPSSSGSSAAPTEADTAHTDRDSPQQSNRYENHSPSTTHHGNGNGPVSSNTLERDERSERALSEDDKLKIDSREGNEAGAEDLRVKMEMRPIQSPLTSSAPPTPTTPVGFINVKGGLPGGLDGTMPAVDMLGILSATRESVTTADGSLPPGKKLQCPLCDRQYGYETNLRAHIRQRHQGIRVPCPYCSRTFTRNNTVRRHIAREHKQQTAFMPNQLHS
- the LOC120421711 gene encoding zinc finger protein chinmo isoform X2 translates to MDQQQYCLKWSNYSSNLAAAFSNLFDSATLTDVTLVCGGTVFNAHKVILAACSKNFADLFERAPVGTGQICVMLEATSADNMHALLEFMYKGEVHVSQKALESFLKAAENLQVKGLTTEHGRFASANAASSQPQQQQQQQQQQPSSFHESSSSNNLPSPASRRAQRNSLSASLESINRVVKNEQNANSGNSGVDRGGPDDGPDGPGGRRRGGSTTPSFSSYLQPSYLPQPYESSRKRSMRSPFYEPHQEATARGSVLRDGKASIGNDSPVSGSKNYRPSSSGSSAAPTEADTAHTDRDSPQQSNRYENHSPSTTHHGNGNGPVSSNTLERDERSERALSEDDKLKIDSREGNEAGAEDLRVKMEMRPIQSPLTSSAPPTPTTPVGFINVKGGLPGGLDGTMPAVDMLGILSATRESVTTADGKKLQCPLCDRQYGYETNLRAHIRQRHQGIRVPCPYCSRTFTRNNTVRRHIAREHKQQTAFMPNQLHS